The Leptolyngbyaceae cyanobacterium genome window below encodes:
- a CDS encoding DUF2808 domain-containing protein: MRISHLLAVTLTISTGLLCPIEAASAVRLADGKVYFIQPPSLESATTTFNNTYMWGATYYFTLKIPENAGEPLQKVTIDQAEGVDEIGFDLKDTSAFEGTRRHKGEKISLTAIADRKQRRTLTIVFEPPVSPGKTITIALNPLQNPRYAGIYLFGVTAFPAGDITHGQFLGFGRLHFYDRRDRFFP, translated from the coding sequence ATGCGAATTTCCCATTTATTAGCAGTCACTCTAACAATATCCACCGGGCTTTTATGCCCTATAGAAGCAGCATCAGCAGTACGGTTAGCAGATGGCAAAGTTTACTTTATCCAGCCGCCTAGCCTAGAATCAGCAACTACTACTTTCAATAATACTTATATGTGGGGTGCTACTTACTATTTCACCCTGAAAATACCGGAAAATGCCGGAGAACCATTACAAAAAGTAACGATCGACCAAGCAGAAGGTGTAGACGAGATCGGATTCGATCTAAAAGATACTAGCGCCTTTGAAGGAACGCGCCGCCATAAAGGTGAAAAAATTTCATTGACAGCGATCGCCGATCGCAAACAAAGACGAACTCTCACCATCGTATTTGAACCGCCAGTATCTCCAGGTAAAACAATCACCATAGCCCTTAACCCCCTGCAAAATCCCAGATATGCTGGAATTTATTTGTTTGGCGTAACTGCATTTCCGGCTGGCGATATAACCCACGGTCAATTCCTTGGTTTTGGACGACTACATTTTTACGATCGCAGGGATAGATTTTTCCCCTAA
- a CDS encoding lysophospholipid acyltransferase family protein — protein MSCDRLPIPSDPDYPNNTIYLVRSGKNRLFNYINAVKNSLKNDGGVPHRFDGWSLDERDPQTIEFWMPFWEWFYRYYFRVKTDGWHHVPSQGKMLIVGSHNGGLAAPDMYMFMYDWFKRFGTQRLAYGLTHPSVWKVSPEIASLAVKCGAVVAHPKMAIAALRRDAAVLVYPGGAEDIFRPYHQRHQIHFAGRQGFIKLALRENVPIVPIISLGAHDTLVVLADFYEQVRQLHEWGMPWLLNVDPTVFPIYLGLPWIVGIGPLPNIPLPLQIHTRVCPPIVFEKYGRAAASDREYVNACYEKVHHEMQLELDRLVEEVNNSKPS, from the coding sequence ATGAGTTGCGATCGTTTGCCAATACCCTCAGACCCAGATTATCCTAATAACACGATTTATTTGGTTAGGAGCGGTAAAAACCGATTGTTTAACTATATTAACGCTGTTAAAAACAGTCTCAAAAATGACGGTGGAGTCCCACATCGGTTTGATGGTTGGTCATTGGATGAACGAGACCCCCAAACGATCGAATTTTGGATGCCCTTTTGGGAATGGTTTTATCGCTACTACTTTCGGGTAAAAACCGATGGATGGCATCACGTCCCCAGCCAAGGAAAAATGCTGATCGTAGGTTCCCATAACGGCGGTTTAGCCGCACCCGATATGTATATGTTTATGTATGACTGGTTTAAACGGTTTGGGACACAACGTTTAGCCTACGGACTGACTCACCCAAGCGTGTGGAAAGTATCTCCAGAGATCGCAAGTTTAGCCGTCAAGTGCGGTGCAGTAGTAGCCCATCCTAAAATGGCGATCGCCGCATTGCGCCGAGATGCCGCAGTCTTAGTTTATCCTGGCGGTGCAGAAGACATCTTTCGCCCTTACCACCAGCGCCATCAAATTCATTTTGCGGGGCGTCAAGGTTTCATCAAACTAGCATTGCGGGAAAACGTGCCGATCGTACCGATTATTTCCTTGGGTGCCCACGATACTTTAGTCGTACTCGCTGATTTCTACGAACAGGTACGCCAACTTCATGAATGGGGAATGCCTTGGTTATTGAACGTTGACCCCACCGTGTTTCCGATTTACCTGGGATTGCCTTGGATCGTAGGAATTGGCCCATTACCGAACATTCCCCTACCCCTGCAAATTCACACCCGCGTTTGTCCCCCAATTGTATTTGAAAAATACGGTCGTGCTGCTGCTAGCGATCGCGAATACGTAAACGCCTGCTATGAAAAAGTTCATCACGAAATGCAATTAGAACTCGATCGCTTAGTTGAGGAAGTTAACAACAGCAAACCATCGTAA
- a CDS encoding PAS domain S-box protein — MAASHCNAKLKTKAKIIESSKIISGARRSGLELNLRRENSLVKHSEQFPQQMDELAQMRQQIDRLKSLVADRTSQVEALSKRVKELESQLETTENPKIRVRGLEIEWHPEEQCLLANLPVAMMWLDTTLASFMAGVQAMVGTQRFLLTLQSEGRKSVEADWQVISQYSNFVEGFQEIVKVAYVAGWGHWELRSINSEKQECCFRVKKSWEARYQKALGVCWGSAMLAGKLAGYCTKLFGTNCWAEQISFSAKGDEFDEFVVHPSNRYIEEEIDLLLATDEATRADMAVALEKLRQEIQQRKRIEQELRESEQRFRATFEQAAVGIAHVGIDGKWLRVNQRLCDIVGYSYEELQMLTFQDITHPDDLEDQMQYIRQLLSGEIQNYSLEKRYLRKDRSIVWIDLTVSLRRSSQGTPKYMIAVVEDISDRKHAQAELDRIFHLSFDMLAVASFDGYFKRLNPAWQKTLGYTIEELLAEPFLSFIHPEDINKSLAVFKDLKDDITLPYFENRLRCRDGSYKWLAWTAVPVISEGLIYCVARDITDRKQVEEALRESEARERSKATELEEALEELKQTQSQLIHSEKMSSLGQLVAGIAHEINNPVNFIYGNLSHASEYASDILGLLQLYQNHYHNPSSEIQEEREAIDIEFIMEDLPKLLSSMKVGADRIREIVISLRNFSRLDEGTMKQVNIHEGIDSTLMILHNRLKPRSDHPGVQVIKEYGNLPLIECYPGQLNQVFMNIITNAIDAMEEQRREADANQPPCIKITTQVIDNDRVAIRIVDNGPGMTENVRKHLFDAFFTTKPVGVGTGLGLSISHQIVVEKHRGQLHCCSEKGKGTEFAIEIPIRQQGT, encoded by the coding sequence TTGGCAGCTAGTCACTGCAATGCTAAACTCAAAACCAAAGCTAAAATCATTGAGAGTAGCAAAATAATTAGTGGTGCAAGGCGATCGGGTTTGGAATTAAATTTGAGAAGGGAGAACAGCCTTGTGAAACATTCCGAACAATTCCCACAACAAATGGATGAGTTGGCACAAATGCGCCAGCAGATCGATCGACTCAAAAGTTTGGTAGCCGATCGCACATCTCAAGTAGAAGCATTGTCTAAGCGGGTAAAAGAATTAGAATCCCAATTAGAAACTACAGAAAACCCTAAAATCCGAGTACGGGGATTAGAAATTGAATGGCATCCAGAAGAACAATGTCTGTTAGCCAATCTCCCCGTAGCGATGATGTGGCTCGACACCACTCTAGCCAGCTTCATGGCTGGCGTGCAAGCAATGGTAGGTACGCAACGTTTTCTGCTTACCCTGCAAAGCGAGGGACGCAAAAGCGTAGAAGCTGATTGGCAGGTAATTTCTCAATATTCCAACTTTGTAGAAGGCTTCCAAGAAATCGTTAAAGTAGCATATGTTGCAGGTTGGGGACATTGGGAATTACGATCGATAAACTCCGAAAAGCAAGAATGTTGCTTTCGAGTCAAAAAATCTTGGGAAGCACGCTACCAAAAAGCACTAGGGGTTTGCTGGGGTAGTGCCATGTTAGCTGGTAAACTAGCAGGATACTGCACTAAACTATTTGGCACCAACTGTTGGGCAGAGCAAATCAGTTTTAGCGCCAAAGGAGATGAATTCGATGAATTTGTCGTACATCCTTCCAATCGTTACATAGAAGAAGAAATCGATCTTTTATTAGCAACCGATGAAGCAACTCGCGCTGATATGGCGGTTGCATTAGAGAAACTGCGTCAGGAAATTCAACAACGGAAACGAATAGAACAAGAATTAAGAGAAAGCGAACAACGTTTCCGCGCTACTTTTGAACAAGCCGCCGTGGGAATTGCTCATGTTGGAATAGATGGTAAATGGTTAAGAGTCAATCAAAGATTGTGCGACATTGTAGGCTATAGTTATGAAGAATTACAGATGCTAACTTTTCAGGATATTACTCATCCTGACGATCTAGAAGATCAGATGCAGTATATCCGTCAGCTATTGTCAGGCGAAATTCAAAACTATTCGCTAGAAAAACGTTACCTTCGGAAAGACAGATCGATTGTCTGGATCGATTTAACCGTTTCTTTGCGCCGATCGAGCCAAGGAACGCCCAAGTATATGATTGCAGTCGTAGAAGATATTAGCGATCGCAAACACGCCCAAGCAGAACTCGATCGCATCTTCCACCTCTCCTTCGATATGCTAGCCGTCGCCAGTTTCGATGGCTATTTTAAACGCTTAAACCCCGCTTGGCAGAAAACTTTAGGTTATACAATAGAAGAATTACTAGCCGAACCATTCCTGAGTTTCATTCATCCAGAAGATATCAATAAATCTTTAGCCGTATTTAAAGACCTCAAAGATGATATTACTCTCCCCTATTTTGAGAATCGCTTGCGCTGTCGAGATGGTTCCTATAAATGGTTAGCATGGACAGCCGTACCAGTGATTTCTGAAGGGTTAATATATTGCGTCGCTCGTGACATCACCGATCGCAAACAAGTTGAAGAAGCATTGCGAGAATCAGAAGCAAGAGAAAGAAGCAAAGCTACCGAATTAGAGGAAGCTTTAGAAGAACTAAAACAAACGCAATCCCAATTAATTCATAGTGAAAAAATGTCTTCTTTAGGGCAGTTAGTAGCCGGAATTGCCCACGAAATCAATAATCCAGTTAACTTTATTTATGGCAATCTTTCTCATGCTAGCGAATATGCTTCTGATATTTTAGGTTTATTGCAACTTTATCAAAACCATTACCATAATCCTTCATCGGAAATTCAAGAAGAAAGGGAAGCGATCGATATAGAGTTTATCATGGAAGACTTGCCTAAACTACTATCTTCGATGAAAGTAGGGGCCGATCGCATTCGGGAAATCGTCATTTCATTGCGAAACTTCTCCCGCCTTGACGAAGGAACAATGAAGCAAGTCAACATCCATGAAGGCATCGATAGCACCCTGATGATCCTGCACAATCGTCTCAAACCGAGAAGCGATCATCCAGGTGTTCAAGTAATTAAAGAATACGGCAATCTTCCCTTGATTGAATGCTATCCCGGTCAACTAAATCAGGTATTTATGAATATTATTACCAATGCTATTGATGCGATGGAGGAACAGAGACGAGAAGCAGACGCAAATCAACCACCTTGTATTAAAATTACCACTCAAGTTATCGATAATGACCGAGTAGCAATACGGATTGTCGATAATGGCCCTGGCATGACGGAAAATGTGAGAAAACATCTATTTGATGCTTTCTTTACCACTAAACCAGTTGGGGTAGGTACTGGTTTAGGATTGTCGATTAGTCACCAAATTGTGGTAGAAAAACATCGCGGACAGTTGCACTGTTGTAGCGAGAAGGGGAAAGGTACGGAGTTTGCCATTGAAATTCCCATTCGTCAGCAAGGAACTTGA
- a CDS encoding type II toxin-antitoxin system ParD family antitoxin — protein sequence MNVSLTPELEQYVQEKIKSGKYYSASEVIREGLRLLQERDDMHQIRLQQLRQDIQAGLDSGESTPLDMQAIKAKARQRRQQRQPQ from the coding sequence ATGAATGTATCTCTAACACCGGAGTTGGAACAGTACGTCCAGGAAAAAATCAAGAGTGGAAAGTATTATTCTGCTAGTGAAGTCATCCGTGAAGGATTGCGGTTGCTACAAGAAAGGGATGATATGCACCAAATCCGCTTGCAGCAACTACGACAGGATATTCAGGCAGGACTCGATAGCGGAGAATCAACTCCCTTAGATATGCAAGCTATAAAAGCTAAAGCACGGCAGCGTCGTCAGCAGAGGCAACCGCAGTAA
- a CDS encoding type II toxin-antitoxin system RelE/ParE family toxin — protein MATIIKRPLAEQDLLDIWEFIAEDSLDRADEFLDRLEGKLQTLALNPGMGRRREELLTGLRSFPSDNYIIFYREIEGGIDVIRILHGSRDFEEIFRQG, from the coding sequence ATGGCGACAATTATTAAACGTCCGTTAGCTGAACAGGATTTGCTTGATATCTGGGAGTTTATCGCTGAAGACAGTCTAGACCGTGCAGATGAGTTTTTGGATCGGTTGGAAGGTAAATTGCAAACTTTGGCACTCAATCCTGGAATGGGTAGGAGGCGAGAGGAACTGTTAACAGGGTTACGGAGTTTTCCAAGTGATAATTACATCATTTTTTACCGGGAAATTGAGGGTGGGATTGATGTAATCCGTATTTTACATGGCTCAAGGGACTTTGAGGAAATTTTCAGGCAGGGCTAA